A genomic segment from Mus caroli chromosome 17, CAROLI_EIJ_v1.1, whole genome shotgun sequence encodes:
- the Tcf19 gene encoding transcription factor 19 — protein sequence MLPCFQLLRIGGGRGGDLYTFHPPSKSGCSYRLGCRADLCDVALRPQQEPGLISGVHAELHAELQGDDWRVSLEDHSSQGTLVNNVRLPRGHRLELSDGDLLTFGPQGQAGNSSSSEFYFMFQQVRVKPQDFAAITVPRSKGEAGGGFQPMLPPQGAPQRPLSTLSSAPKATLILNSIGSLSKLQAQPLTFSRGGGRPQGLAVPSQHGEAQVSSAPPTRNRRKSAHKVLAELDDEVSPGPLSVLTEPRKRLRVEKAALIASGE from the exons ATGCTGCCCTGTTTCCAGCTGCTGCGTATAGGGGGCGGCAGGGGCGGTGACCTCTACACCTTCCACCCCCCGTCCAAGTCTGGCTGCTCCTATCGATTGGGCTGCAGGGCCGACCTGTGTGATGTGGCCCTGCGGCCCCAGCAGGAGCCCGGCCTCATCTCTGGAGTCCATGCAGAATTGCATGCTGAACTCCAAGGGGACGACTGGAGGGTCAGCCTGGAGGATCACAGCAGCCAAG GGACTTTGGTCAATAATGTCCGACTTCCAAGAGGCCACAGACTGGAGTTGAGTGATGGTGACCTTCTGACCTTTGGCCCCCAAGGTCAAGCAGGAAACAGCTCCTCCTCAGAGTTCTACTTCATGTTCCAACAAGTCCGGGTCAAACCTCAGGACTTTGCAGCCATAACCGTCCCTCGGTCTAAGGGAGAGGCTGGTGGCGGTTTCCAACCTATGCTGCCCCCGCAAGGGGCACCTCAGAGGCCACTCAGCACTCTCTCCTCTGCCCCCAAGGCCACATTGATTCTCAATTCCATCGGCAGCCTCAGCAAACTCCAGGCCCAGCCTCTCACCTTCTCCCGTGGTGGTGGCAGGCCACAGGGCCTAGCTGTTCCCTCTCAGCATGGGGAAGCACAAGTTTCGTCTGCTCCACCCACAAGAAACCGGAGGAAATCAGCTCATAAGGTGTTGGCAGAACTAGATGACGAGGTTTCCCCAGGCCCCCTGTCGGTCCTGACGGAACCCAGGAAGAGGCTCCGGGTGGAGAAAGCTGCTCTGATAGCCAGTGG GGAATGA